One window of Ammospiza nelsoni isolate bAmmNel1 chromosome 12, bAmmNel1.pri, whole genome shotgun sequence genomic DNA carries:
- the DNTTIP1 gene encoding deoxynucleotidyltransferase terminal-interacting protein 1: MGAARDAEQQPGPPGEEGPGDAEEQLVSTNPWNIMIKHRLVQRRGRRSQMTTSFTDPSVSMDLLRAVLQPSINEEIQGIFNKYMKFFQTAAINVRDNVGEEVDPEQLIQETCRSCLEQAKLLFSDGKKAVPRLPHEQAVPKRARQMDEELSRRGSPIPKKRKGRPPGQSLSNDRGVSGMAAWKLKVSEPVKRDGPKWDPSRLTETTTFVLGSRANKALGMGGTRGRLYIKHPHLFKYAADPQDKHWLTEQQHMRAIGGKMAYLLIEEDIRDLAASEDYRDSVDLRLEELKPFIPPAWMTEKMQKHMETLRRGGEVPPPEDPPEP, from the exons AACCCCTGGAACATCATGATCAAGCACCGGCTGGTGCAGCGGCGCGGGCGGCGCTCCCAGATGACCACCAG CTTCACGGACCCGAGCGTGTCCATGGACCTGCTgcgtgctgtgctgcagcccagcatcAACGAGGAGATCCAGGGCATCTTCAACAAGTACATGAAG TTCTTCCAGACAGCCGCCATCAACGTGCGTGATAACGTTGGCGAGGAGGTggacccagagcagctcatccAGGAGACCTGTaggagctgcctggagcag GCCAAGCTGTTGTTCTCCGATGGCAAAAAGGCGGTTCCCAGGTTGCCCCATGAGCAGGCAGTGCCAAAG CGTGCCCGACAGATGGATGAGGAGCTGAGCCGCCGAGGGAGCCCCATTCCAAAAAAG AGGAAGGGGCGGCCTCCAGGACAGAGCCTGTCAAATGACCGTGGAGTCTCAGGCATGGCAGC GTGGAAGCTCAAAGTCTCTGAGCCTGTGAAAAGGGATGGACCAAAG TGGGATCCATCCCGACTGACTGAAACCACAACCTTTGTGCTGGGATCTCGAGCAAACAA GGCTCTCGGGATGGGAGGAACAAGAGGGCGACTCTACATCAAGCATCCCCACCTCTTTAAG TACGCAGCTGACCCGCAGGATAAGCACTGgctgacagagcagcagcacatgagAGCCATTGGGGGCAAGATG GCCTACCTCCTCATTGAAGAGGACATTCGGGATTTGGCCGCCAGTGAGGATTACAG GGACTCTGTTGATCTGCGGCTGGAAGAGCTGAAGCCTTTCATCCCACCAGCCTGGATGACTGAGAAGATGCAGAAGCACATGGAGACGCTTCGCCGCGGGGGGGAGGTGCCGCCCCCCGAGGACCCCCCCGAACCCTGA
- the LOC132078478 gene encoding regulator of G-protein signaling 9-binding protein-like — MAPGRRDASRGRGAVGTCATAQAALCKATAGHHQLVLQLGGSGDGPRLREERRRRSAEACELSMGLRRTLLAGLRQGPASPRERQELERLWVLFLSALELFLQDLYRAQHLCQLFSVQGGGVAPLRTGLGGWGLPSRRGGGPTQPPTTQSLEEEIEQVRATLAEMESGANIPPWTVEATETTQPAETSGTAERAAWGGACAGHCCGVL; from the exons ATGGCACCAGGCAGAAGGGATGCGAGCCGCGGGCGGGGGGCAGTGGGAACGTgtgccacagcccaggctgccctctGCAAGGCCACGGCCGGACACcatcagctggtgctgcagctcgGGGGGAGCGGGGACGGCCCCCGGCTGCGAGAGGAGCGCCGCAGGAGGAGCGCAGAGGCCTGTGAGCTCAGCATGG GGCTGCGGCGGACGCTGCTGGCGGGGCTGCGGCAGGGCCCGGCCAGCCCTCGGGAGCGGCAGGAGCTGGAGCGGCTCTGGGTGCTCTTCCTCTCCGCCCTGGAGCTCTTCCTGCAGGACCTGTACAGAGCCCAGCACCTCTGCCAGCTCTTCTCCGTGCAAGGGGGTGGTGTGGCCCCACTGCGCACTgggctggggggctgggggctgcccagCCGGAGAGGAGGGGGTCCCACACAGCCCCCCACCACCCAGAGCTTGGAGGAGGAGATCGAGCAGGTGAGGGCCACGCTGGCAGAGATGGAGAGCGGAGCCAACATTCCACCGTGGACAGTGGAAGCCACAGAGACCACACAGCCGGCAGAGACAAGCGGCACCGCAGagagagcagcctggggaggcgcctgtgctgggcactgctgtggggtGCTCTGA
- the UBE2C gene encoding ubiquitin-conjugating enzyme E2 C codes for MASQNADPAAVSSAAAHKAAETGATAARGAVGKRLQQELMALMMSGDKGISAFPESDNLFKWIGTIDGAAGTAYEELRYKLSLEFPSGYPYTAPTVRFLTPCFHPNVDTQGNICLDILKEKWSALYDVRTILLSIQSLLAEPNIESPLNTHAAELWKNQVAYKKYVRETYNKQTKSQET; via the exons ATGGCCTCACAGAACGCCGACCCCGCCGCCGTGTCCAGCGCGGCCGCCCACAAAGCGGCTGAGACCGGGGCCACGGCGGCCCGCGGCGCGGTGGGCAAGAG GCTGCAGCAAGAACTGATGGCGTTGATG ATGTCCGGTGACAAAGGCATTTCCGCCTTCCCCGAGTCCGACAACCTCTTCAAGTGGATCGGGACCATTGACGGCGCCGCCGGGACG GCCTACGAGGAGCTGCGGTACAAGCTGTCGCTGGAGTTCCCCAGCGGGTACCCCTACACAGCACCCACCGTGCGGTTCCTGACCCCCTGCTTCCACCCCAACGTCGACACCCAGGGCAACATCTGCCTCGACATCCTCAAGGAGAAGTGGTCAGCACTGTATGATGTCCGCACCATCCTGCTCTCCATACAGAGCCTGCTGGCAG AGCCAAACATCGAGAGCCCTCTGAACACACATGCAGCCGAGCTCTGGAAGAACCAAGTCG CCTACAAGAAGTATGTGCGGGAGACGTACAACAAGCAGACCAAGAGCCAGGAGACCTGA
- the TNNC2 gene encoding troponin C, skeletal muscle — MTDQQAEARAFLSEEMIAEFKAAFDMFDADGGGDISTKELGTVMRMLGQNPTKEELDAIIEEVDEDGSGTIDFEEFLVMMVRQMKEDAKGKSEEELANCFRIFDRNADGFIDIEELGEILRATGEPVTDEDIEDMMKDSDKNNDGRIDFDEFLKMMEGVQ; from the exons ATG ACGGACCAGCAGGCAGAAGCCCGTGCCTTCCTCAGCGAGGAGATGATTGCGG AGTTCAAAGCCGCCTTCGACATGTTCGATGCTGATGGCGGTGGAGACATCAGCACCaaggagctggggacagtgaTGAGAATGCTGGGCCAGAACCCCACCAAAGAGGAGTTGGATGCCATCATTGAGGAGGTGGACGAGGACG GCAGCGGCACCATCGACTTCGAGGAGTTCTTGGTCATGATGGTGCGCCAGATGAAAGAGGATGCCAAAGGCAAGTctgaggaggagctggccaACTGCTTCCGCATCTTTGACCG gaatGCGGATGGGTTCATTGACATCGAGGAACTGGGTGAGATCCTGAGGGCCACTGGGGAGCCTGTCACTGATGAGGACATAGAGGACATGATGAAGGATTCAGACAAGAACAATGACGGTCGCATCGACTTTGATG AGTTCCTGAAGATGATGGAGGGTGTGCAGTAA